The Pseudomonas fluorescens genome segment CTCACCCACTGCCCGGTACGCCCAGCCTTGCTGGCCAGCGCGGTTCTGGATCAGGTAATAGTCGCGGCGCACATCATCACCGTCCCACCAGCCGGACTCGATGCGTTCCGGCCCCATGAGGATGCGTGCCGAACCTTCGGGCACCGACTGCGGCTCGCCCAGCAACCAGCCCGGACGCTGCACGCCCGGCAATGCAGGGCAACGCTGTTTGTCATCGGCGTTCTGCCACGCGCACTCCGGGCGATGATCGGCCTGAAAGCGCAGGCCCTGCACCGCCTCATCCCCCAGCCGCGCACGCAGGCGTTCGCGCAATTGCTCCCAGGGCAAGGTCTGCTGCGGGCGCTCGTCGAACAGTTCCTGAAACTGCGGCACGAAACTCGGCAAATCTTCGGCGCGCAGACGAAAACCGCGCACCGGGGCTTCGACCTGCACCTGCTCCAGTCGGCCACGGGCCAGTTCAAAGAGCATCGCCGGATCCCGCTCGGCGCTGAGCAGGCCGACCTTGATCAGCGTGTCCGGCAACCCGGCGTGTTCAAGGTGCAGATCGAAGCGCTGCACGCCGCTGTCGCGCCCGCACAAAAACGCCGCCAGATCGGATGTCAGGCGGCGCAACGGGAACAGCAGCGCCTGATGGGACTGCACGTCGAAGTTGAGTTCGATGCGCACATCGAAACGATCCGGCGGCAGGTAGAACGCCAGCGCCAGCGGTCGTGCGCCGAACAGCGTATCCAGATGCTTGAGCATCGGCGCCTCGAAACGCCGAGCCAGGGCCTGACGCGGCAGGCTCTGCACCTGATGGAGGTTACGCAGGCCCATGCGCGACAGCGCCGTGGCCACGCTCGGCTCAAGCCCGACGCGGTCGACCGGCAGTTGCCCGAGGTGATGGCGCAGGGCTTCACCGTCGGGCACCACCAATCCGTCGTAGGCGTTGGCCAACACCCGCGCCGCCACCGGGTTGGGCGCGGCAACGATGCGGTGCCGAAAGCCCAGTTCCGTCAGTTCCGTGCGCAATCGCGCCTCGAACTGCGCCCAGGAACCGAACAGCCCAAGGCTCGATTCGATCTCGAACACCACGGTGCGCGGGTAATGGACGCTGACCTGGGCGCTGAAACGATAGGCCCAGGCGGCGAGAAACTGCTGCCAGTGCTCGACCTCGGCCGAATCGTAATCGACGGTGGCGAACCCTTTGCTCATGGCTTGCGCGGCGGTCATCGACTGACCCGGACGCAAGCCCAATGCCCGCGCTGCCGGGTTGACCGCTTGCAGCAGCCGGCGCTGGGCCGGGCCGCTGAGCAGCGCCAACGGTTGCTCGGGATCGGGCCGTTGACGCAGCACGGCGTCGAGGGCCAATTGTGGGAACAGAATGCAAACCCAGCGCATGGCGACCTCAATGCCCCACGGTGAAGGCAATCGGTGCGCTGCGCGCCAGACCGCCCCGGCACTTGAGCACGCGCAATTGCGCCGGGCGCGCATCAATGGCGATGCGCAACGCGGCTGGCGACGGGTTGACCGCTTCGCTCAAGGGCCGCCACGCGAACGCCAGGGTCTGGCCGGTTTCCGCCGCCACCTGCAAACGGCGCAAGGCGCGGTCATCGGCCTTGTGCGGCCAGCACAGCACCGCGCCGCAACTGCCCGAGCGCAGGCATTGTTCCGCCGCCCACAAGGCATCGCGTTCGCTGGCCCGGATCACCGACAACTGACGCAGATCGACCCCGGCATTGGCCCAGGCCTGCGGGTACGGCACGAACGGTGGCGCCACCAGCACGATGCGCTCGCCCGCCGCCGACAGCCGCGCCAGGGTCGGCCACACCAGTTGCAGCTCGCCGACACCGGGCCCGGCCAGGAGGATCTCGCTCAGCGCCGCTTCCGGCCAGCCGCCACTGGGCAAGGCCGCGTCCAGCGCGGCGTGCCCGGTGGGTTGCGGGCTGGCGGTCGGTGGCGCAGGCCGGCCCTTCCAGACCTGGCCGCCATTGAACAGCGTATCCAGCGCAACGACGGCACCCATCAGCCTTGCCTCACCAGACCGCAGAACACGCCTTCGATGGCCAGGTCCTGATCGTCACGCACCACAATCGGCTGGTACGCCGGGTTGCGCGGCAGCAGGCGAACCTCATCGCCGACCCGCTCGAAGCGTTTGATGGTGACCTCGCCGTCGAGCCGCGCCACCACGATCTGGCCGTTGAGGGCCTCGGGGTTGCGCCGCACGCCGACCAGATCGCCGTCGAGAATGCCGTCCTCGATCATCGAGTCGCCCTGCACCCGCAGCATGTAGTCGGGCGTACGGGAGAACAGCGCGGGATCGAGCATCAGGCGATTGTGGATGTCGGCATCGGCGCCAATCGGGGCACCGGCAGCTACCCGGCCGAGCACCGGCACGTCGAGCAGTTCCGGCCGCGGCGGCTGCCCGAGCAGGCGAATGCCCCGGGCCTGATGCGGATTGACCTCGATGAACCCGGCTTCGGTGAGCGCCAGCACATGCTTGCGCGCCACGCTGCGGGAGGCAAAACCAAAAGCCTCGCTGATTTCAGCGAGGCTTGGGGGCTGACCGTGTTCGGCGATGCGTTCGCGGATAAAGGTCAGGATGGCGGTACGGCGGGGAGTCAGAGTCGTCATGGAGTACATTTGTACTCCTGCGAGAATTTCCTGACAAGCACCGCCAGTCAGCTCAAACCGTTCTACGCCTACACCGTCAACGCGGCGCGGACCATCGGCCTGGAGCAACAGATCGGCCCCCTGAGCCTGCTGCCCTTGAACAGCCACGCGATCCCCCTGCGACGGTCGTGGCCAGTGTCAGTAAGTCTTTCTGAGCCCCGGTTGATTGCGGTGAGCCTAAGGTTTGAGTTGCGCCAGGTACTGCCATGGATAGATCCCGCGTTGATGACCATCGCTGAACACCAGTTGCAGGCCGTAGCCCTGAGCGTTCAATTCGATGACCCGCACACGCGGGTCAACCATTGGCGGCGAACCCCGCAGGCGAAACGCCCGGCACTGCGAGCACGGGCACTGGCGGCGCAGTTCGGCATGGTCGAGCAACTGCTCGCGGCCATCCGGCCAGCTCAACCGCAAGCGGTGTTCACTTTGAGAATTACCGACCGCCAGCGGATTCATTGCAGCTGACTCAAGGCAATCCGCACGGCTTTGCGCACTTCCGGGTCGCCGTCGTCCTGCGCGGCCTGCAACGCTGCCACGGCGCCGCGATCATTCAACTCGCCCAGCGCCAGCGCCGCTTCCTTGCGCAGGTTGCTGATGCGATGCCCGAGGGTTTCGATCAAGGCGTCGAGGGCCGGCACGTAACGCAAACGGCCGAGGCTGCGGGTGGCGCGCAGGCGCACTTGCCAGTAGTCGTCGGCCAAGGCTTCGATCAGCGCCGGCCCGGCGTCGGTGTGGCCGACCTTGCCGAGGGTGGTCGCGGCTTCTTCGCGTACTTGCCAAGCGTGGTCCTGCAAGGCCTGACGCAACGCGGGCAGCACTTCAGCGTCACTTGCCAGACCCAGGGCGCCGGTGGCGGCGCGGCGTACTTCGGTGTCCGGGTCGTCACTCGCCAGTCGGGCCAAGGCCGGCAGTGCGTCGAGTTGCTTGAGCCAGCCGAGCACGCCGACGGCTTCGCGACGGACACTGGCGTCGGCATCGTTCAACGCCTGAATCGCGGCAGGCGCAGCGCCGGGGAAACGTAGTTCGCGCAAGGCCCGGAACGCAGCAACCCGCACGCCGGTGTCGGCATGGGCGGTCCACGGCAGAATCACCCTGCCCGCCGCTTCGGTCTTGAGCAGGCTCAGGCTCTGCGCCGCTGCGGCTTGCACTGCGGGCGACGGATCCGTCAGCGCCTGGCACAGCGCTTCAACCACCGGCTCGTCTTCCCAGGCCTCCAATAGGCGCGCCGCTTCGGCACGCACTTCTTCGGCGGGGTCTTCAGCCAGTCGCTCGACCAGCCAGAGCAAGCCGTCCGGCTCTTCGAGGTCGGCCAGGTCGATCAGGGCAATCCGGCGCACACCGGCGTCATCGGCGGTCAGGCGCGGTTGCAGGGCGAGAATGTCGTCGTTATCGGTCACAGCAAAAAATGAGGTCACAGGGCAAATCTCGGCAAGGCGTTTTCAGGAGGCAAACCGAGCGGGTTGAGGCGCGGCAGCGGTCGGTCGTTGTCGTGGCGCAGCAGGTCGAGGCAGTGGCGCTTGAGGCGCGAGAACGCGTGGCTGGTGACCAGTTCGGTGGTGCGTGGGCGTGGGAAATCCAGGCGCAAGTCTTCGATGATCCGCCCCGGCCGCGCGCTCATCACCAGCAAGCGATCGGCGAGGAACAGCGCTTCGTCGATGTCATGGGTGACGAACACCACGGTGGTGCGAATCCGCGTCCAGATGTCCAGCAGCAGTTCCTGCATGTTCAGTCGGGTCAGCGCGTCCAGTGCGCCGAAGGGTTCGTCCATCAGCAACAGGCGTGGCCGGTTGACCAGCACCCGGGCGATTTCCACCCGTTGCTGCATGCCGCCGGAAAGCTGATCGGGCCAGCGCTCGGCGAAGTCTTCGAGGCCGACCAGTTTGAGGATGTCGTCGGCGCCACGAAGGCGCTCGGCCTTGCCGATGCCACGCATTTTCAGGCCGAAGGCAACGTTGTCGCGCACCGTGCGCCACGGGAACAAGGTGTGATGCTGGAACACCATGCCGCGTTGCGGTGACGGGCCGGACACTTCGGCGCCGTCGACTTTCAACTGCCCCCGGTGAGGTTGCAGATGCCCGGCCAGCGCGCCGAGCAAGGTCGATTTGCCGCAACCGGACGGGCCGAGAATGCACACGAACTGGCCCGGCTCGATCTGGCAGTCCAGGCCCTGCACCGCTTCGAACGCTTGCCGGCCTTCGCCGAGGACGATGGACAACTGGCGGATGTCGATCCGCCCTTCCGGGGTTTGCATCACGCTCATCAGGCTTTTCCTCGTGGTCGGTGCCAGGGCGTGAATAGTCCGCCCAGGCGTTTGATCAGCAGGCTGCTGCCCATGCCCAACACGCCGATCAGCAACATGCCGACCACGATGTCGGCGTAGTTCTGAATGGTGTAGGACTCCCAGGTGTAGTAACCGATGCCGAACTGGCCGGAGATCATTTCGGCGGTCACCAGACAGAACCACGAGGTGCCCATGCCGATCGCCAGCCCAGTGATGATGCTCGGTGCAGCACCCGGCAGGATCACTTCCAGCAGGATCGCCCGACGCCCCGCCCCGAGGCTTTTGGCCGAGGCGATCAGGCGCGGGTCGACGCCTTCGACGCCGTGCACAGTGTTGAGCAGGATCGGGAACAGCGCGCCGGTGAAGGTGATGAACACCATCGACAATTCCGACGACGGGAACATCAGGATCGCCAGTGGAATCCACGCCACGGCGGGGATCGGGCGCAGCACTTCCAGTGGCGGCAGCAGCAGGTCTTCGGCCCATTTCGACCGGCCGATGGCCAGGCCCAGGGCGATGCCGATCACCAGCGCCGCGAGGTAGCCGGCGAACACCCGGCCGAGGCTGGCGATCAGGTGCTGGATGAGCTTGCCGGAGTCGCCCAGGCCGAGGGCGGCTTCGATCACGGCCAGCGGGGTCGGGACGTTGGCGAAGGTGACGAGGCCGAGGTTCCAGTGGTGGCTGGCGGCCAGTTGCCAGAAGAGCAGGCAGAGGAGTAATGAGGCGGCTCTCGATGTCCAGCGTAGGGTGGGTGACTTCATGGATCGGGTTTCCAATTGTGGAGCTGTGTTGTGGCTGAGATTACCCCTCACCCCAGCCCTCTCCCCAAGGGGGCGAGGGGAAAGGGAGCCGATCTTCAAGCGTTTCAAAACCTGAGTTCGGCTCGATATTTCAGGTCGGCGTAACTCTCCAGAACAACTCCGTCAGTCCCCTCTCCCTCCGGGAGAGGGTTAGGGTGAGGGGGTGCTCTTGATCTTCAATTAGCGGGTGGCGACGGCCTGTGCGGTGGCGTCGGTGAAGTCAAACACCTTCCCACCCTGCGCCGTGGCAAATTGCTGCGCCTGCCCCTTCAACAAAAACGCGCTGAGCCGTCCCTTCGCATCACTGGCAAACCAAGCCTGCTCCGCCAGCAACTTGATCCCGCTGTCACTCGCCTGGGCATATACCGCACGGATGTTCTTGCCTTCCGATTTCAGGCCGGCCAGC includes the following:
- a CDS encoding Y-family DNA polymerase; its protein translation is MRWVCILFPQLALDAVLRQRPDPEQPLALLSGPAQRRLLQAVNPAARALGLRPGQSMTAAQAMSKGFATVDYDSAEVEHWQQFLAAWAYRFSAQVSVHYPRTVVFEIESSLGLFGSWAQFEARLRTELTELGFRHRIVAAPNPVAARVLANAYDGLVVPDGEALRHHLGQLPVDRVGLEPSVATALSRMGLRNLHQVQSLPRQALARRFEAPMLKHLDTLFGARPLALAFYLPPDRFDVRIELNFDVQSHQALLFPLRRLTSDLAAFLCGRDSGVQRFDLHLEHAGLPDTLIKVGLLSAERDPAMLFELARGRLEQVQVEAPVRGFRLRAEDLPSFVPQFQELFDERPQQTLPWEQLRERLRARLGDEAVQGLRFQADHRPECAWQNADDKQRCPALPGVQRPGWLLGEPQSVPEGSARILMGPERIESGWWDGDDVRRDYYLIQNRAGQQGWAYRAVGEGGPLWLQGWFA
- the imuA gene encoding translesion DNA synthesis-associated protein ImuA — translated: MGAVVALDTLFNGGQVWKGRPAPPTASPQPTGHAALDAALPSGGWPEAALSEILLAGPGVGELQLVWPTLARLSAAGERIVLVAPPFVPYPQAWANAGVDLRQLSVIRASERDALWAAEQCLRSGSCGAVLCWPHKADDRALRRLQVAAETGQTLAFAWRPLSEAVNPSPAALRIAIDARPAQLRVLKCRGGLARSAPIAFTVGH
- the lexA gene encoding transcriptional repressor LexA yields the protein MYSMTTLTPRRTAILTFIRERIAEHGQPPSLAEISEAFGFASRSVARKHVLALTEAGFIEVNPHQARGIRLLGQPPRPELLDVPVLGRVAAGAPIGADADIHNRLMLDPALFSRTPDYMLRVQGDSMIEDGILDGDLVGVRRNPEALNGQIVVARLDGEVTIKRFERVGDEVRLLPRNPAYQPIVVRDDQDLAIEGVFCGLVRQG
- a CDS encoding DUF971 domain-containing protein, whose protein sequence is MNPLAVGNSQSEHRLRLSWPDGREQLLDHAELRRQCPCSQCRAFRLRGSPPMVDPRVRVIELNAQGYGLQLVFSDGHQRGIYPWQYLAQLKP
- a CDS encoding HEAT repeat domain-containing protein, translating into MTSFFAVTDNDDILALQPRLTADDAGVRRIALIDLADLEEPDGLLWLVERLAEDPAEEVRAEAARLLEAWEDEPVVEALCQALTDPSPAVQAAAAQSLSLLKTEAAGRVILPWTAHADTGVRVAAFRALRELRFPGAAPAAIQALNDADASVRREAVGVLGWLKQLDALPALARLASDDPDTEVRRAATGALGLASDAEVLPALRQALQDHAWQVREEAATTLGKVGHTDAGPALIEALADDYWQVRLRATRSLGRLRYVPALDALIETLGHRISNLRKEAALALGELNDRGAVAALQAAQDDGDPEVRKAVRIALSQLQ
- a CDS encoding ABC transporter ATP-binding protein is translated as MSVMQTPEGRIDIRQLSIVLGEGRQAFEAVQGLDCQIEPGQFVCILGPSGCGKSTLLGALAGHLQPHRGQLKVDGAEVSGPSPQRGMVFQHHTLFPWRTVRDNVAFGLKMRGIGKAERLRGADDILKLVGLEDFAERWPDQLSGGMQQRVEIARVLVNRPRLLLMDEPFGALDALTRLNMQELLLDIWTRIRTTVVFVTHDIDEALFLADRLLVMSARPGRIIEDLRLDFPRPRTTELVTSHAFSRLKRHCLDLLRHDNDRPLPRLNPLGLPPENALPRFAL
- a CDS encoding ABC transporter permease, with translation MKSPTLRWTSRAASLLLCLLFWQLAASHHWNLGLVTFANVPTPLAVIEAALGLGDSGKLIQHLIASLGRVFAGYLAALVIGIALGLAIGRSKWAEDLLLPPLEVLRPIPAVAWIPLAILMFPSSELSMVFITFTGALFPILLNTVHGVEGVDPRLIASAKSLGAGRRAILLEVILPGAAPSIITGLAIGMGTSWFCLVTAEMISGQFGIGYYTWESYTIQNYADIVVGMLLIGVLGMGSSLLIKRLGGLFTPWHRPRGKA